A genomic region of Pseudomonas frederiksbergensis contains the following coding sequences:
- a CDS encoding YifB family Mg chelatase-like AAA ATPase — translation MSLAIVHSRAQVGVEAPAVTVEVHLANGLPSLTMVGLPEAAVKESKDRVRSAIINSGLQFPARRITLNLAPADLPKDGGRFDLAIALGILAASVQVPTLTLDDVECLGELALSGAVRAVRGVLPAALAARKAGRSLMVPRANAEEACLASGLKVIAVDHLLEAVAHFNGHTPVEPFVSNGLLYASKPYPDLNEVQGQLAAKRALLIAAAGAHNLLFSGPPGTGKTLLASRLPGLLPPLAESEALEVAAIQSVTSCVPLSHWPQRPFRQPHHSASGPALVGGGSKPQPGEITLAHHGVLFLDELPEFDRKVLEVLREPLESGCIVISRARDRVRFPARFQLVAAMNPCPCGYLGEPSGRCCCSPDQIQRYRNKLSGPLLDRIDLHLTVAREATALNPAPKPGDDTLTAAALVADARERQHKRQGCANAFLDLPGLRRHCTLSTTDETWLETACERLTLSLRAAHRLLKVARTLADLEQVDGITREHLAEALQYRPTAN, via the coding sequence ATGTCTCTGGCCATCGTCCACAGTCGCGCCCAGGTCGGTGTGGAAGCGCCCGCCGTCACCGTAGAAGTCCATCTGGCCAATGGCTTGCCGTCGCTGACGATGGTGGGTTTGCCGGAGGCAGCGGTGAAAGAAAGCAAGGACCGGGTGCGCAGTGCGATCATCAATTCCGGGCTGCAATTTCCGGCACGGCGTATCACCTTGAATCTCGCCCCAGCCGATTTACCGAAGGACGGTGGGCGATTCGATCTGGCGATTGCTCTTGGAATTCTGGCTGCCAGCGTGCAGGTACCGACGCTGACGCTGGATGACGTGGAGTGCCTGGGAGAGTTGGCGCTGTCAGGCGCGGTGCGGGCGGTTCGTGGTGTATTGCCGGCGGCACTCGCAGCACGCAAGGCCGGACGATCGCTAATGGTGCCGCGGGCAAATGCCGAGGAAGCATGCCTGGCGTCAGGATTAAAGGTCATTGCAGTGGATCATCTGCTGGAGGCGGTCGCGCACTTCAATGGCCACACGCCCGTAGAGCCGTTTGTTTCCAATGGTTTGCTCTACGCCAGCAAACCTTATCCAGACTTGAATGAAGTACAGGGCCAACTTGCGGCCAAGCGCGCATTGCTGATTGCCGCGGCCGGGGCTCATAACCTGCTGTTCAGCGGGCCGCCGGGGACGGGGAAAACGCTGCTGGCGAGTCGTTTACCCGGGCTGCTGCCGCCACTGGCCGAGAGCGAGGCGCTGGAAGTCGCGGCGATTCAATCGGTCACCAGTTGTGTGCCGTTGAGCCATTGGCCTCAACGACCGTTCCGCCAGCCGCACCATTCGGCGTCCGGCCCGGCACTGGTTGGCGGAGGCTCGAAACCACAGCCCGGTGAAATCACCCTCGCCCACCATGGCGTGCTGTTCCTCGATGAGCTGCCGGAGTTTGATCGCAAGGTGCTGGAAGTGCTGAGAGAACCGTTGGAGTCGGGTTGTATCGTTATATCCCGAGCCCGTGACCGCGTACGTTTTCCCGCGCGCTTTCAACTGGTGGCCGCCATGAACCCGTGCCCCTGTGGATATCTTGGCGAGCCCAGCGGACGCTGCTGTTGTTCTCCAGACCAGATCCAGCGTTATCGCAACAAACTGTCGGGGCCGCTGCTGGACCGAATTGATCTGCACCTGACGGTTGCCCGCGAAGCCACAGCGTTGAATCCAGCGCCAAAACCCGGCGATGACACCCTAACCGCCGCAGCCCTGGTCGCGGACGCAAGGGAGCGGCAACACAAACGCCAAGGGTGCGCCAATGCCTTCCTCGACTTGCCGGGCCTGCGCCGACACTGCACGTTATCCACAACCGACGAAACCTGGCTGGAAACCGCGTGCGAACGATTGACCTTGTCGCTGAGGGCCGCGCACCGACTGCTCAAGGTAGCGCGCACCCTGGCGGACCTTGAGCAGGTCGATGGCATCACCCGCGAACACCTGGCCGAGGCGCTGCAGTATCGACCGACCGCAAACTAG
- a CDS encoding accessory factor UbiK family protein: MLAPKDLLDALSGHASRLFSGETPLPKSEIESQFKALLQSGFSKLDLVSREEFDSQMVVLARTRARLESLEAKVAELEARLNPPA; the protein is encoded by the coding sequence ATGCTCGCGCCCAAAGACCTCCTCGACGCCCTTAGCGGCCACGCCTCTCGCCTGTTCAGTGGCGAAACCCCACTGCCAAAAAGCGAAATCGAAAGCCAGTTCAAAGCCCTGCTACAAAGCGGCTTCAGCAAGCTTGATCTGGTGAGCCGGGAAGAATTCGACAGCCAGATGGTCGTCCTGGCACGCACCCGGGCACGGCTGGAGAGTCTTGAAGCGAAAGTCGCCGAGCTGGAAGCCAGACTGAATCCACCCGCGTAG
- the glnK gene encoding P-II family nitrogen regulator, with protein MKLVTAIIKPFKLDDVRESLSEIGVQGITVTEVKGFGRQKGHTELYRGAEYVVDFLPKVKIDVAIDDKDLDRVIEAITKAANTGKIGDGKIFVVNLEQAIRIRTGETDTDAI; from the coding sequence ATGAAGCTAGTCACTGCCATCATCAAGCCGTTCAAACTGGACGACGTACGCGAGTCGTTGTCTGAGATCGGCGTGCAGGGCATTACCGTTACTGAGGTCAAAGGCTTCGGTCGGCAGAAGGGTCACACCGAGCTGTATCGCGGCGCGGAGTACGTGGTCGATTTCCTGCCCAAGGTGAAGATTGATGTCGCCATTGACGACAAGGATCTGGACCGGGTTATCGAGGCGATAACCAAGGCAGCCAATACCGGCAAGATTGGTGACGGCAAGATCTTCGTGGTCAATCTGGAACAGGCTATTCGCATCCGTACCGGCGAAACCGATACCGACGCAATCTAA
- a CDS encoding ammonium transporter yields MTLRKFAGLGALLSIVMPGLAMAADPVAPPVLNSGDTAWMLTSTALVLFMTIPGLALFYGGMVRSKNVLSLMMQCFAITGLVTILWFLYGYSMAFDTTGMEVNVVNLNSFVGSFAKAFLAGITPASITGPTALFPEAVFVTYQMTFAIITPALIVGAFAERMKFSAMLVFMGIWFTLVYAPIAHMVWSGPGSLLGDWGVLDFAGGTVVHINAGVAGLVACLVLGKRKGFPSTPMAPHNLGYTLMGAAMLWVGWFGFNAGSASAANGTAGMAMLVTQIATAAAALGWMFAEWLTHGKPSALGIASGVVAGLVAITPAAGTVGPMGSLIIGLAAGVVCFFCATTLKRKMGYDDSLDAFGVHGIGGILGAILTGVFAAPSLGGFGTVTDIAAQVWIQCKGVGFTVIYTAIVTFIILKVLDAVMGLRISEEEESVGIDLALHNERGYNM; encoded by the coding sequence ATGACTCTGCGTAAATTCGCAGGGCTAGGAGCCCTGTTGTCCATCGTAATGCCCGGTCTGGCCATGGCGGCAGATCCGGTGGCTCCTCCAGTCCTCAATTCCGGCGATACCGCTTGGATGTTGACCTCTACGGCCCTCGTGCTGTTCATGACTATTCCAGGCCTCGCGCTGTTCTACGGCGGCATGGTTCGTTCCAAAAACGTTCTTTCATTGATGATGCAGTGCTTCGCCATTACCGGCCTGGTCACCATCCTGTGGTTCCTTTATGGCTACAGCATGGCGTTTGACACGACGGGTATGGAAGTCAACGTCGTCAACCTCAATTCATTTGTCGGGAGCTTTGCCAAGGCTTTCCTCGCCGGCATCACGCCCGCCAGTATTACCGGCCCTACGGCGCTGTTTCCTGAGGCGGTGTTTGTCACCTATCAGATGACTTTTGCCATCATCACCCCGGCGCTGATCGTCGGTGCGTTCGCCGAGCGGATGAAGTTCTCCGCGATGCTGGTGTTCATGGGCATCTGGTTCACCCTGGTTTACGCGCCGATCGCGCATATGGTCTGGAGCGGCCCGGGTTCGCTGTTGGGCGACTGGGGCGTGCTCGACTTCGCGGGCGGCACCGTGGTCCACATCAACGCCGGTGTCGCAGGTCTGGTGGCGTGCCTGGTACTGGGCAAGCGCAAAGGCTTCCCGAGCACTCCGATGGCTCCGCACAACCTCGGTTACACACTGATGGGCGCTGCGATGTTGTGGGTCGGCTGGTTCGGCTTCAACGCCGGTTCCGCGTCAGCCGCCAACGGCACTGCCGGTATGGCCATGCTGGTGACTCAGATCGCTACCGCCGCAGCAGCCCTGGGCTGGATGTTCGCCGAGTGGCTGACCCACGGCAAGCCTAGCGCACTGGGTATCGCTTCGGGCGTGGTCGCCGGCCTGGTTGCGATCACTCCGGCTGCGGGCACCGTTGGCCCGATGGGCTCGCTGATTATCGGTCTGGCCGCGGGCGTGGTGTGCTTCTTCTGCGCCACGACCCTGAAACGCAAAATGGGTTACGACGACTCCCTCGACGCCTTCGGTGTACACGGTATCGGCGGTATCCTCGGCGCGATCCTCACCGGTGTATTCGCGGCTCCGTCACTGGGTGGCTTCGGCACCGTGACCGACATCGCGGCACAGGTCTGGATTCAGTGCAAAGGCGTAGGCTTCACGGTGATCTACACCGCGATCGTTACCTTCATCATTCTCAAGGTGCTGGACGCCGTCATGGGGCTGCGCATTAGCGAGGAAGAAGAGTCGGTGGGCATCGATCTGGCACTTCACAACGAACGCGGCTACAACATGTAA
- a CDS encoding secondary thiamine-phosphate synthase enzyme YjbQ, whose amino-acid sequence MWQQTLITLRARPRGFHLVTDELLAGLPEFKACRVGLLHLWLQHTSASLTINENADPAVRRDFERFFNRLIPQGTAGYEHNDEGLDDLPAHFKASLLGCQLSLPIMAGRLALGSWQGVYLGEHRDHGGARKVLATVHGEEA is encoded by the coding sequence ATGTGGCAACAGACTCTGATAACCCTGCGGGCACGGCCCCGGGGCTTTCATCTGGTAACGGACGAGTTACTCGCTGGCCTGCCTGAATTCAAGGCTTGTCGGGTTGGTCTGTTGCATTTGTGGCTGCAGCATACCTCGGCGTCGTTGACCATCAACGAGAACGCCGATCCGGCGGTACGTCGCGACTTCGAACGGTTTTTCAATCGACTGATCCCACAAGGAACAGCCGGTTATGAGCATAACGACGAAGGCCTGGACGACCTCCCGGCGCACTTCAAGGCCAGTTTGCTAGGCTGTCAGTTGAGTTTGCCGATAATGGCGGGCCGACTGGCGTTAGGTAGCTGGCAAGGTGTTTATCTGGGTGAGCACCGCGATCACGGTGGTGCTCGCAAAGTCCTCGCCACCGTGCACGGTGAAGAGGCATAA
- the sutA gene encoding transcriptional regulator SutA — protein sequence MSDDDLENDDLEVGDEDETEEGLEAAAEDVADDDGGDDTPVPTAKGKAKAAVSVDELPSVEAKNKERDALARAMEEFLAKGGKVQEVEANVVADPPKKPDNKYGSRPI from the coding sequence ATGAGCGACGATGATCTGGAAAACGACGACCTCGAAGTAGGCGACGAAGACGAGACCGAAGAAGGCCTGGAAGCAGCGGCGGAAGACGTTGCTGACGACGATGGTGGTGATGACACGCCGGTCCCTACCGCCAAAGGCAAGGCCAAGGCTGCGGTGTCAGTAGACGAGCTGCCGAGTGTCGAAGCCAAGAACAAAGAGCGTGATGCTCTGGCTCGCGCGATGGAAGAGTTCCTTGCCAAAGGTGGCAAGGTTCAGGAAGTCGAGGCCAACGTGGTGGCGGATCCACCAAAGAAGCCTGATAACAAGTACGGCAGCCGGCCTATCTAA
- a CDS encoding HAD family hydrolase yields the protein MTIQLITFDLDDTLWDTAPVIVSAEAVLRQWLAEHTPNLGALPVDHLWAIRERVLSHEPNLKHRISALRRRVLFHALEEAGYAHEHATELADQGFEVFLHARHQLEIFPEVQPTLEILANQYALGVVTNGNADVRRLGLADYFKFILCAEDIGIAKPDARLFHEALKRGGATAETAVHIGDHPGDDIAGAQQAGLRAIWFNPTGKVWEADKAPDAEIRSLTELPALLAGWNTTKI from the coding sequence ATGACTATCCAACTGATCACCTTCGACCTCGACGACACCTTGTGGGACACCGCCCCGGTGATCGTCAGCGCTGAAGCGGTGTTGCGCCAGTGGCTGGCCGAGCACACGCCGAACCTCGGTGCCTTGCCGGTCGATCATTTGTGGGCGATTCGTGAGCGGGTATTGAGCCACGAACCCAACCTCAAGCACCGCATCAGCGCCCTGCGTCGCCGGGTGCTGTTCCACGCCCTGGAAGAAGCCGGTTACGCCCATGAGCACGCCACCGAGCTGGCGGATCAAGGCTTCGAGGTGTTTTTGCATGCGCGGCATCAGCTGGAAATCTTCCCCGAGGTGCAACCGACGCTGGAGATTCTGGCCAATCAGTACGCCTTGGGCGTGGTGACCAACGGCAATGCGGATGTGCGAAGGCTAGGGCTGGCGGATTACTTCAAGTTCATCTTGTGCGCAGAGGATATCGGCATCGCCAAACCCGATGCCCGACTGTTCCACGAAGCCCTGAAACGCGGCGGTGCAACTGCAGAGACCGCAGTGCATATCGGCGATCATCCGGGCGATGACATTGCCGGTGCTCAGCAGGCGGGGCTGCGGGCAATCTGGTTCAACCCGACGGGTAAAGTCTGGGAAGCCGACAAGGCACCGGATGCCGAGATCCGCAGTTTGACCGAGTTGCCAGCGTTGTTGGCGGGTTGGAACACAACCAAGATTTGA
- the xerC gene encoding tyrosine recombinase XerC, translating to MERQLDAYCEHLRSERQVSSHTLEAYRRDLNKVLAHCKKQNIDSWTALDIQRLRSLIARLHSQGQSSRSLARLLSAVRGLYHYLNREGLCDHDPANGLAPPKGERRLPKTLDTDRALQLLDGAVEDDFMARRDQAILELFYSSGLRLSELTGLNLEQLDLADGLVQVLGKGSKTRVLPVGKKAREALELWLPLRAMANPVDAAVFVSQKGRRLGSRTVQARVKAVGERELGQNLHPHMLRHSFASHLLESSQDLRAVQELLGHSDIKTTQIYTHLDFQHLATVYDSAHPRAKRIKGDEQ from the coding sequence ATGGAACGGCAACTCGACGCCTACTGCGAGCACCTGCGCAGTGAGCGTCAGGTGTCGTCCCATACGCTTGAAGCCTACCGTCGCGACCTGAATAAGGTCCTGGCGCACTGCAAAAAACAGAACATCGACAGCTGGACCGCGCTGGACATCCAGCGCCTGCGCAGTTTGATCGCCCGCCTGCACTCGCAAGGACAATCTTCGCGCAGCCTGGCGCGGCTGCTTTCGGCGGTACGCGGGCTCTATCACTACCTGAACCGTGAAGGCCTCTGCGACCACGACCCGGCCAATGGCCTGGCGCCTCCCAAGGGCGAGCGCCGCCTGCCGAAAACCCTCGACACCGACCGTGCGCTGCAACTGCTCGATGGCGCCGTTGAAGACGACTTCATGGCCCGCCGCGACCAGGCGATTCTTGAGCTGTTTTACTCGTCCGGTTTGCGCCTGTCGGAGCTGACCGGGCTCAACCTCGAACAGCTGGACCTGGCGGACGGTCTGGTGCAAGTGCTCGGCAAGGGCAGCAAAACCCGAGTGCTTCCCGTCGGCAAGAAAGCCCGCGAAGCCCTGGAATTGTGGTTGCCGTTGCGAGCCATGGCGAACCCGGTGGACGCTGCGGTATTCGTCAGCCAGAAAGGCCGGCGCCTTGGCTCACGGACCGTTCAGGCGCGGGTCAAGGCCGTCGGCGAGCGCGAGCTAGGGCAAAACCTGCACCCGCACATGTTGCGACACTCCTTCGCCAGCCACTTGCTGGAGTCCTCGCAAGACCTGCGCGCGGTGCAGGAATTGCTCGGCCATTCAGACATCAAAACCACGCAGATCTACACCCACCTGGACTTCCAGCATTTGGCCACGGTCTACGACAGCGCCCATCCACGGGCCAAACGCATCAAAGGCGATGAGCAATGA
- a CDS encoding DUF484 family protein, translating into MTDQPQVPAPQPDECPSESLEAAAIAAYLEAHPDFFVEHEELLQTLRIPHQRGDTISLVERQMKILRERNIEMRHRLSQLMDVARDNDRLFDKTRRLILALMDASSLDDVVISVEDSLRQDFQVPFVSLILFSDEPLPVGRWVTGAEAQKAIGGLLSEGKSVSGSLREHELDFLFGEEQRKQIGSTAVVTLSHQGLHGVLAIASRDPQHYKSSVGTLFLSYIAEVMGRVLPRVNTSLRSVR; encoded by the coding sequence ATGACTGATCAGCCTCAGGTTCCAGCCCCACAGCCCGACGAATGCCCTTCCGAAAGCCTGGAGGCGGCGGCGATTGCCGCGTACCTGGAGGCTCATCCGGATTTTTTCGTCGAGCACGAAGAACTGCTCCAGACGCTGCGCATTCCGCACCAGCGAGGCGACACTATCTCGCTGGTCGAACGCCAGATGAAAATCCTGCGCGAACGCAACATCGAGATGCGCCATCGCCTCTCGCAACTGATGGACGTCGCCCGCGACAATGACCGGCTGTTCGACAAGACCCGCCGACTGATTCTCGCGCTGATGGACGCCAGCAGCCTCGACGACGTGGTCATCAGCGTCGAAGACAGCCTGCGCCAGGACTTCCAGGTGCCCTTTGTCAGCCTGATCCTGTTCAGCGACGAGCCCTTGCCCGTCGGTCGCTGGGTAACCGGTGCCGAAGCGCAAAAGGCAATCGGCGGCTTGTTGTCGGAAGGCAAAAGCGTCAGCGGCAGCCTGCGCGAACACGAGCTGGACTTCCTGTTTGGCGAAGAGCAGCGCAAGCAAATCGGTTCCACTGCGGTGGTCACCCTCAGTCATCAAGGCCTGCATGGCGTCCTGGCCATCGCCAGTCGCGATCCACAACACTACAAAAGTTCGGTGGGCACGTTGTTCCTCAGCTACATCGCTGAAGTCATGGGCCGCGTGCTGCCACGGGTCAACACTTCGCTACGCTCGGTACGCTGA
- the dapF gene encoding diaminopimelate epimerase — protein MLLRFTKMHGLGNDFMVLDLVSQHAHILPKHAKQWGDRHTGVGFDQLLIVEAPSNPDVDFRYRIFNADGSEVEQCGNGARCFARFVLDKRLTAKRQIRVETKSGIIELDIRSDGQIGVNMGAPRLVPADIPFQAPAQALSYQVEVDGQTVELAAVSMGNPHAVVRVSDINNAPVHELGPKIENHPRFPARVNVGFLQVIDRSRAQLRVWERGAGETQACGTGACAAAVAAISQGWMDSPLLIDLPGGRLSIEWAGPGQPVMMTGPAVRVYEGQVRL, from the coding sequence ATGCTGCTGCGTTTTACCAAGATGCACGGCTTGGGCAACGACTTCATGGTCCTCGACCTGGTCAGCCAGCACGCGCACATTCTGCCCAAGCACGCCAAACAATGGGGCGACCGGCACACCGGTGTCGGTTTCGACCAATTGCTGATCGTCGAAGCACCGAGTAACCCGGACGTGGATTTCCGTTACCGGATCTTCAACGCCGACGGTTCCGAAGTAGAGCAATGCGGCAACGGTGCGCGCTGCTTCGCGCGCTTCGTTCTGGACAAGCGCCTGACCGCCAAGCGGCAGATTCGCGTCGAGACCAAAAGCGGCATTATTGAACTGGATATCCGCAGCGACGGCCAGATCGGCGTCAACATGGGCGCACCGCGCCTGGTGCCTGCAGACATTCCGTTTCAGGCTCCCGCTCAGGCCTTGAGTTATCAGGTCGAGGTCGACGGCCAGACCGTCGAACTGGCCGCGGTATCCATGGGCAACCCCCACGCCGTTGTACGGGTCAGTGACATCAACAACGCGCCGGTGCATGAGCTGGGACCGAAGATCGAAAACCACCCGCGCTTTCCGGCGCGGGTCAATGTCGGTTTTCTCCAGGTCATCGACCGCAGCCGTGCGCAGTTGCGCGTCTGGGAACGCGGCGCCGGGGAAACCCAGGCCTGCGGGACCGGGGCCTGCGCTGCCGCAGTGGCCGCGATCAGCCAGGGGTGGATGGATTCGCCGCTATTGATCGACCTGCCCGGCGGGCGCTTGTCCATTGAATGGGCAGGTCCTGGCCAACCGGTGATGATGACCGGCCCGGCAGTACGTGTATACGAAGGACAAGTGCGTCTTTGA
- the lysA gene encoding diaminopimelate decarboxylase has product MDAFNYRDGELFAEGVALSAIAERFGTPTYVYSRAHIEAQYLAYADALAGTPHLVCFAVKANSNLGVLNVLARLGAGFDIVSRGELERVLAAGGQPDKIVFSGVGKTREDMRRALEVGVHCFNVESTDELERLQVVAAELGVRAPISLRVNPDVDAGTHPYISTGLKENKFGIAIADAEDVYVRAAQLPNLEVVGVDCHIGSQLTTLPPFIDALDRLLALIDRLSDCGIYLRHIDLGGGLGVRYRDEEPPLAADYIKAVRERLDGRDLALVFEPGRFIVANAGVLLTEVEYLKHTEHKDFAIVDAAMNDLIRPALYQAWMDVTAVRPRATPARAYDIVGPICETGDFLAKDRQLALEEGDLLAVHSAGAYGFVMSSNYNTRGRAAEVLVDGDQAFEVRRRETVAELFAGESLLPE; this is encoded by the coding sequence ACGCTTTTAACTACCGTGACGGGGAGCTGTTCGCGGAAGGTGTTGCCCTGTCCGCCATCGCCGAGCGCTTTGGCACACCCACCTACGTCTACTCCCGCGCGCACATCGAAGCCCAGTATCTGGCGTACGCCGACGCTCTGGCCGGCACGCCGCACCTGGTCTGCTTTGCGGTCAAGGCCAACTCCAACCTGGGTGTACTGAATGTCCTGGCGCGTTTGGGCGCTGGTTTCGACATCGTCTCCCGTGGTGAGCTGGAACGAGTTCTGGCCGCTGGTGGCCAGCCCGACAAGATCGTGTTCTCCGGCGTCGGCAAGACCCGTGAAGATATGCGTCGCGCCCTGGAAGTCGGCGTGCACTGCTTCAACGTCGAATCCACCGACGAACTCGAACGCCTGCAAGTCGTCGCTGCCGAACTCGGTGTCCGCGCGCCGATCTCGCTTCGGGTCAACCCGGACGTCGATGCCGGCACACACCCGTACATTTCTACCGGTCTTAAAGAAAACAAGTTCGGCATCGCCATTGCCGACGCCGAAGACGTGTACGTCCGTGCCGCACAACTGCCTAACCTGGAAGTGGTCGGTGTCGATTGCCACATCGGTTCGCAACTGACCACCCTGCCGCCCTTCATCGATGCCCTCGACCGCCTGCTGGCGCTGATCGACCGTCTGAGCGATTGCGGGATCTACCTGCGCCACATCGACCTCGGTGGTGGTTTGGGCGTGCGTTATCGCGATGAAGAACCGCCATTGGCTGCCGACTACATCAAAGCCGTACGCGAACGCCTCGACGGCCGCGATCTGGCGCTGGTGTTCGAGCCGGGTCGCTTCATCGTCGCCAACGCCGGCGTGCTGTTGACCGAGGTCGAGTACCTCAAGCACACCGAACACAAGGACTTCGCCATCGTCGACGCGGCCATGAACGACCTGATCCGCCCAGCGCTGTATCAGGCCTGGATGGACGTCACAGCCGTGCGCCCGCGTGCAACTCCAGCACGCGCCTACGACATCGTCGGGCCGATCTGCGAAACCGGCGACTTCCTCGCCAAGGATCGTCAACTGGCACTGGAAGAAGGCGACTTGCTGGCCGTGCATTCGGCCGGTGCCTACGGGTTTGTCATGAGCTCCAACTACAACACTCGCGGCCGCGCCGCTGAAGTGCTGGTGGACGGTGATCAGGCATTTGAAGTGCGTCGCCGCGAGACGGTAGCCGAGTTGTTTGCTGGCGAAAGCCTGCTGCCGGAGTAA